Within the Nitrospira sp. genome, the region AACCTCCAGCATCGCCGATTGGCCCGCGTTCAAGCCGGTCACCAATGCATATCCCGCAGATTCGAACGCGGAAAACCCTGCGCCGACCGCGGCACCGAACAGCAGCCCGTTGAGCGTGTAGCGGTATTTGGTCTTGTTGATCAAGAGAAGCAACGCGCCGGCTTTTCCCACTTCTTCCACAATACCGGCGCTCATCGCTCCAAGCCAACTATGCAGATTCGTCCACTTGAAGAGGAACAACGACAAGGCCAGGGAGGTAATTCCCCCGAGCATGGCCATTTTGACGACTTGATAAAGCGACACATTTCGCGGAACATTCATTTCGAAAAAGAAAATCAGTACCGCGAGCGGGATGAGAAATGCCCCGGTCATGATGAGCCCCGGAACCAAATTGGGGTTTTGGAACTCCTTGATCGCAAGCACGAAACACAGGTACACCAAAGCCGACAAGGTAAACGTCTTGAAGAACACCCACGGCTTCGGCCAATTCGTCTCCACCGCCTCAAGCCGTGGGGTCGACGATCGGGTGCCCACCGTGAAGTGCTCTTCGATTTCTTCGTCTGTCCGGGGACGCAACACCTCGGAAAACATTTCGCGTGCGTCGAATCCTTGAATCTTCTCGACTCCGGCCACCGAACTGATCCGGTCGCTCAAGTCCTCTATCCAGCCCGGCGCCCTCCCGGAAGCGCCCAACGCCACCAGCTGCCATAGCGACCGTCCGATTCGGACCTGTTGCTGTGGAAGGAGAACGATTTCGGTCGCACGATGCCCATCGATGAAGAGGGGACCTTGGAGAGCCCGGCACAGTGGACGGCCGTCTCGGATCACGATCGACGCATGTTGGTCAGCGACGTCGGGATCGTCGCTCAAGACGTCGCACTGTCCGGAGCGTCCGATGACGACGGCGCCGTCGCGGATCGCCACACGTTTTCCCTGATCGGGACCGGAGAGGCAGATGAAGAGCGGGTCGAGTCGAGGCACGCTCTGGAGATCCATACCGACTCCCGCTCGGAAGATAAAGGGGCGCAGCCGGCGGGTAAGATACACGAGGCCGCCCAGAATCTTCAAACCCCCTCCGATGTCGTACGATTCCGTATAGGTGAGGTGGACACCGGAATAGGCCGTCCCCTGATACCTTGGGCCGCATGGGGGTATTCGGACCGCGACGATCAATGGGCCGGCGTCGGGGGACTGTGCCAGCCAGCGGCGCGGGTACGAACCGTCAACGAGCTGAACTCTGGCTCACTGTAACGAGCGGCTCCTGGCACAGCACCGGCAGACCGGTCAGGAGCGCGACTTGCCGAGGACCTGTCAAGTTGGATCGCGAGCTACTCCATCCGGCGTTTGGACATATGACAATCAGCGGTATGATCGTTCACAAGTCCACAGGCCTGCATGTAGGCATAGATGATCGTGCTGCCGACAAAACGGAAGCCTCTTTTCTTGAGGTCCTTCGACAGCAGGTCGCTCTCACCCGACGTCGCAGGTACCTCCTCCATCCGCTTCCATCGATTGACGTTGGGCGCACCGCCGACATAGCGCCAGACATAGGCGTCGAATGAGCCCCATTCCTCTTGTACGTCAAGAAAGGCCTGGGCGTTGGTCACGGCCGCCTCGATCTTGAGTCGGTTGCGGATGATGCCCCCCTCGCTCATCAGCCTGGCTCTCTTTTTGGCGTCGAACCGGGCCACTTTCCGGGGATCGAACCCGGCGAATGCCTCGCGATAGCCTTCCCGTCGAAGAAGAATGGTTTCCCAGGTCAGTCCGGCCTGAGCACCCTCGAGCAGCAGCATCTCGAAATGTTTCCGATCGTCATGAACGGGCACACCCCACTCCTCATCGTGATACCGGACAAGATGCGGTTTGTTCCCGACCCATGCGCAGCGCGGTCGATGCTCTGGGGTAGTCAGACCTGCTCGTACTGGAAGCTTAGCCATACCGGCGGATCGGCAAGAGACGTGCAGAGGCACTATAGGGAATCATTGCCACCTTGGCAATGCTGATTGCTTCACTGCCGCCGGTAGTCCGGTTCTCCCTGCACTGTGAGAGCCTGGAGATCGACGGCCCGTTCTCTAGGCGGTGGAGCAGACTGCCAGCCGTCTTTCCCCGTACGGCAGGGTCGAGCTAGACAAGAGGTTGTAAGGATCCTGGCACTCGACCGACGACGTCGTATTGCGTCGACGCAGCGGCTCCAACTAGTATGCCGGAAAAACACGTGATGCATCCTGGTTTTCCATCAAGAATCGACACGGAGACGGAGCAGGTGACCCAGGGGGACGCACAGCGCTGGATCGACGAGCACGGGGACTATCTGTACCGATTCGCCCTGGTACGCGTCCGCAACCCAGACGTGGCCGAGGACCTTGTTCAGGACACGTTCTTAGCCGCTCTCCAAGGTGTGCATCGAGAGACCGGCCCGACGGCGGAACGCCGTTGGATGATCGGCATCATCAAACACAAGATCGTCGATTATTTCCGCAAGAGGGCCAAGGAACCGCTGCACGATGATGATCGAT harbors:
- the tag gene encoding DNA-3-methyladenine glycosylase I: MPVHDDRKHFEMLLLEGAQAGLTWETILLRREGYREAFAGFDPRKVARFDAKKRARLMSEGGIIRNRLKIEAAVTNAQAFLDVQEEWGSFDAYVWRYVGGAPNVNRWKRMEEVPATSGESDLLSKDLKKRGFRFVGSTIIYAYMQACGLVNDHTADCHMSKRRME